In the genome of Streptomyces fagopyri, the window CGGCGTTCATCCTCTCCGACTCGGAGAGCCGGGTCCTGATCGCCGAGGACGCGGCCCAGCTCGCCAAGGTGCGGCAGAAGCGCGCCGAGCTGCCCGGGCTGACGTATGTGGTCGTCATCGACCCGGCCGGCGTCGAGACCGGTGACGAGGTCCTGACCCTGGCCGAGCTGGAGACGCGCGGCGCCGCCTATCTGGAGAAGAACCCCGATCTGATCGAGGAGCGGGTCGGCGCGATCACCGCCGAACAGCTCGCCACCCTCATCTACACCTCCGGCACCACCGGCCGTCCCAAGGGGGTCCGCCTCCCGCACGACAACTGGTCGTACATGGCGAAGGCCATCGCCTCGACGGGACTGCTCGGTCCCGACGACGTGCAGTACCTCTGGCTGCCGCTCGCCCACGTCTTCGGCAAGGTGCTCACCTCCGGCCAGATCGAGGTCGGTCACGTCACCGCCGTCGACGGCCGGGTGGACAAGATCATCGAGAACCTGCCGGTGGTGCGGCCGACGTACATGGCGGCCGTCCCGCGCATCTTCGAGAAGGTCTACAACGGGGTCGCGGCCAAGGCGCGGGCCGGCGGCGGCGCCAAGTACAAGATCTTCCAGTGGGCCGCCGAGGTGTCCCGCGAGTACGCGAAGGCCGGGCAGGACAACTTCCGCCGTACCGGCACCGCCTCCGTCCCCTTCGCGCTCGCGGCCAAGCACAAGGTCGCGGACGCGCTCGTGTTCGCCAAGATCCGAGAGGCCTTCGGCGGCAGACTGCGCGCCTGTGTCTCCGGCAGCGCGGCCCTGGCCCCCGAGATCGGCTACTTCTTCGCGGGCGCCGGCATCCACATCCTGGAGGGGTACGGCCTCACGGAGTCCTCCGCCGCCTCCTTCGTGAACCCCGGGGAGGCGTATCGCACCGGCACGGTCGGCAAGCCGCTGCCCGGCACCGAGGTGCGCATCGCGGACGACGGCGAGATCCTGCTGCGCGGCCCCGGCATCATGGAGGGCTACCACGGACTGCCGGAGAAGACCGCCGAGGTGCTGGAGGCGGACGGCTGGTTCCACACGGGTGACATCGGCGAGCTGTCCCCCGACGGATACCTCCGCATCACCGACCGCAAGAAGGACCTCATCAAGACGTCCGGCGGCAAGTACATCGCGCCCGCCGAGGTCGAGGGCCAGTTCAAGGCGGTCTGCCCGTACGTCTCCAACATCCTCGTGCACGGCGCCGACCGGAACTTCTGCACCGCCCTCATCGCCCTCGACGAGCCGTCGATCCTGGAGTGGGCGAAGGAGAACGGGCTGGCGGGCAGGTCGTACGCCGATGTCGTGGCCGCCCCCGTCACCGTCGAGCTGATCGAGGGCTATGTGAAGGAGCTCAACAACGGGCTCCAGCGCTGGCAGACGATCAAGAAGTTCCGCCTGCTGCCGCGTGACCTCGACATCGAGCACGGGGAGATCACGCCGAGCCTGAAGCTGAAGCGGCCGGTCGTGGAGCGGGAGTACAAGGGGCTGATCGAGGAGATGTACGCCGGTACGCGCGAGGCGTGAGCCCGAGCGGCGCGCCCTCCGCGGCCGGACCGCTCGCCGGCCGCGGGTCCGCCGGGACCGGACAGGCTCCCCGCGTCGCTCGTGCGGCACCCGCGTCCCTCATGGGGCGCGGGTGCCGGCCCCCCTCGCCACCAGGCGTTGCAGTTCTCCCAGCTGCCTGCGCAGATCCGGCACGTCGGGTGGGTCCTCGGTCGCCAACTGGTCCTCCAGGGACGCCAGTCGGGCGCTGATCCGGGCGGCGTGGACGTGTTCCCGGGCCAGCAGGCGTTCCAGCTGCTGGTTCTTGCGGTACAGGTCCAGGAACACGGTGACCTTGGCGCGCAGCACCCAGGGGTCGAACGGCTTCGTCAGATAGTCCGCGGCGCCGGTGGCGTAACCGCGGAAGGCGTAGCCCGCGTCGGCGTCGGTGCCGGTCAGGAAGATGATGGGGACGTCCTTGGTCCGGTCGAGCCGCTTGATGGTGGCGGCGGTCTCGAAGCCGTCCATGCCGGGCATGCGGATGTCCAGGAGGACGACGGCGAAGCGCTGCCGCAGCAGCGCCCTCATCGCCTCCTCACCCGAACGCGCGCGCACCAGCGGCTCGTTGAGGGACCCCAGGACGGCCTCCAGCGCGATCAGGTTGTCCTCCATGTCGTCGACCAGGAGGATGCTGGCGCGTTCGTCGGTCGTTTCCTCAGTGCTCATGGCGACTGTGCCTCACTCGGTCGTCGGCGGGGCCGCGGCCTCCCCGGTCGTGCTCGGCCCCGGAGCAACGGATTCGGGAACACCGTCGTCCGGCGCTCCGGGTCCCGCGCCCTCCGGGTCGAGGAGGGCGCGGACGACGGTCAGCGGCCGGTCGACGTCCACCGGTTCGGGTACGTGGTCGTGGGCGCCGCGGGCGATGGACTTCTCGCGGTCTCCGGCATCGCCTTGGCGGTGAGCGCGACGACGGGCGGGCCCGTCCAGCGGGGGCTGCGGCGGATGACGGAGATCGTCTCGTGGCCGTCCGTCTCCGGCATCATGATGTCCATCAGGACGAGTTGGATGTCGGGATCGCGTTGCGGGGTCTCGATGCCCTCGCGGCCGTTCTCCGTGTACAGGACCGGCATGCCGACGCGCCCCGGCACATGGGTGAGCGCGCGGACGTTGCGGATGTCGTTGACGAGCTGGAGGAGGTCGGAGCCCGAGCGGTGACTCGTCGTCGCGAACCGCACCTCCTGGTCGGAGAGGCGGCCGTCCGGGTTGTCGGAGAGGAGACGGGCGAGGATCAGCAGGGAGTCGAGCGGCGTGCGCAGCTCGTGCGACATGTTCGCCAGGAACTCGGACCTGTACGGGGAGCTGGTGGCCAGGAGCGCCGTCTTCTCCTCCAGTTGCGCGTTGGAGCGCTGCAACTCCGCCCGCTTCGACTGAAGTTCGTCGGAGCGGTTCCGGAGTTGGACGGCCGGCCGCTGTGACTCACCGAGCAGCGACCCCGTAAGGGAGTCGGCGATGACGGTGTAGTTGATGGCGACGCCGATGATGTTCACGAACTGGTCGTCAGCCGGGAGGCCATCACGTTGACGCTCTCGGTCATTGCACGTCAACTGCCCCACAGGCCAAGCATTTTGGCCCGGCCGCCGACACGGGTGGTCCGGCTGCCCTGTCCCGGACCCGCGGACCGGCACTCGTCCAGCCGTCCGTGTCACACCAACTCCCGTCGTAACCGCCGCACTTCCGTGTTGAAGTGGATGTCGCGGTCGATGATCTGGTTGAACGCGGTGCTCAGCTCCGCGACCGGGGCGTACCCCGTCTCCGGCACCTCGGTGAAGTCGCCGTCGCGTGCGGCGGTCATCGCGGCGAGCGGCGGACGCAGATCGGACGCCCGGATCAGGCCGTCTTCGAATGCCCGATTCTGTCCGTCTTCGAGCACACGCGTAGCACTGTTCTCACTCATGGCGGCCCACTTCGGTAACTCGGCGCTTATGGGCGCAGTCAGTCTGTCACTCTGTCCGTGTCGCCTGAGGCGTATTCGTCCGAACTGCTCAGGGAGCTGCCCAGTGGGGGCCATTCCGACGCAACGGGAGTCCCAGCGGGACTCCACGGCACTCGCGCCTGACGCGCCCGCGCACCACCGTGCGGGCCTGGAGACGGTGGTGCGCGCCGCGCTGTCCGGCACCCCGCTCGCGCCCGGTGCCGCCCGGCGGCTGGTGCGCGAGGCGCTCGCCGACCGGGCGGCACTCGCGCCGCCCGGCGCCGGCGCGTTCGGTGAACGCCTCCGCGACGACGCCGTCGTGATCGTCAGCGAACTCGTCACCAACGCGGTCGTGCACGCGGGTACGGACGTGGAGCTGGTGTGCCGGTTCGAGCTCGGCGACGACGGCGGGGCGGGCGTTCCGGACGCGGTGATCGTCGAGGTGTCCGACCACCATCCGTCGCGCGCGGTACGCGAGGACGCGGCCGAACGCCCTTACGGCACACCGGAGTACGGGCGCGGGCTGCGGCTCGTCTCCGCGCTCTCGGAAGCCTGGGGCATCACCTATCGCACCGGTGTGAAGACCGTGTGGGCGCGGTTGCCCGTGGACGGCGCGGCGGAATTCGGCGCGGGCTTCGGACTGGCCGGGGAGGCGGGGGGCGTCACCGGCACCCTGCCGGGCGGGGCCGGGGAGGCGGGCGCCGACCGGGGTCCAAGGGCCCGGGTTCAGGGCCTGGGGCGGGGCCGGCACGTCGAGGGGGGCGCGGACGAGGGGCCGGGCGGTGACGTGGGCAGGAACGGCGGCGCGGGAACGGGCGGCGGCGCGGAGACCGGGGCGTACGCCGGGGAGCGCGGCATCGGGACGCCCGACGCCGGGACGAGCGTCGCGGAGCCGGGGCGCGATCCGTCCCGTGACCACGACTGGCTCAACCGCGGCGCCCTGTCCTTCCTCGCCGAGGCCTCCGACCTGCTCGCCGGCCAGCTCGACGAGGACCTGGTCGCCGCGCTCGCCGGACAGCTCCTGGTGCCCCGGCTCGCCGACTGGTGCGCGGTCTGGCTGGAGGACGAGGCCACCGACCGGGCGGGCGGCCTCGGCCTGGCGCTGGGACCGCGACTCGCCCGGGTCTGGCACGGCAGCGAGAACCGCATCGAGGAACTGCGCCGGGCACTGGAGAAGGACCCGCCCCGGCTGCCCGACTCGGTGCGTTCCCGGGCGGTGCCCGTGCCCTGGCCGGGGGAGACGCTGGAGGCGGGCGACATGCTGGGCGCCGCGGGCGAGGCGAGCGGTGCGGGTGGCCTGAACGAGAGGGGTGGGACGAGTGGTGCGGGTGGCCTGAACGAGAGGGGTGGGGTGAGCGGGGCGGCGATGGCCTACCGGCTGATCGCCGGCGGCCGGCCGCTCGGGACCCTCGTGATCGGGCGGGCCGGGCTGACCTGCTTCCCCGACGAGATCACCGGGCTCGTCGAGGACCTCAGCCGCCGGATCGCCCTCGCCATCGGCGCGGCCCGCCAGTACGCGCGGCAGGCCACCATCAGCCGGGTCCTCCAGCGGGGCCTGCTGCCCGGCGCGGTCGCCGAGATCCCCGGGGTGCGCAGCGCCCTCGTCTACGAGCCGCTCGACAAGGGCGGCCCCAGCGGGGACTTCTACGACCTGTTCCCGGCCGGCGACGGACGCTGGTGCTTCGTCCTCGGCGACGTGCAGGGCAAGGGGCCCGAGGCCGCCGTCGTGATCGGCCTCGCTCGCCCGTGGGTGCGGCTGCTGGCCCGGGAGGGCTGCCAGGTCGCCGATGTCCTCGACCGCCTCAACCAGCTCCTGCTCGACGACGCGACGGAGGCGGCCGACGCGGCGGCCCGCGCGCTGGTGGCCGCCGGCGGACCCGGCCTCGGCCCCGACGAGGGCCCGCAGACCCGCTTCCTGTCCATGCTGTACGGCGAACTGGTGCCCTTCGACGGAGGGGTGCGCTGCACCCTCGCGTCGGCCGGACACCCGCTGCCGCTGATCCTCGGTCCCGACGGCGACGTACGGGAGGTGGCCGAGCCGCAGACGCTGCTCGGGGTCTTCGAGGACGCGACCTATGTGTCCGAGACCTTGGACCTGTACCCCGGCGACACCGTGCTGTGTGTGACCGACGGCGTGACGGAGCGCCGCAGCGGGCCGCGCCAGTTCGACGACGACGAGGGGCTCGCGCGGGCCCTCGCGGGGTGTACGGGGCTCGGCGTCGAGCTCGTCGCGGAGCGGATCCGGCGACTGGTGCACGAGTTCGGCAGCAAGCCGCCGGAGGACGACCTGGCCCTGCTGGTGCTCCAGGCGGAGTGACGGCCTCGCCCCGCCGGTGCCGCGGGCGGAGTGACGGCCCGGCCCCGCCGGTGCCGGAGGCGGAGCTGGGAGGGCCCCGGGACGACGAGGCCCGGCCGCCGAGAGACGCGGTCGTATGCGGCGACCACGGAGATCCCCGGCACGGGCAGCGGGACCGGCCCCCCGGCCGGGTCACCTCCACACACCACGGCCCGGGGCGCGAGCGGGCGGAGGGGCGGAGGGAGCCGAGGGGGGAGTGGACACAGCGGGGGAGCGGTGCCCGGAGCGCGAGCGGACGCCGCCGCCCGAACGGGTCGCGCCGCCCGACCCCGTCCCGGCGCGCGCCCCCGCACCGGTCCGCCAAGCCCCACCAGGGTGCGAGCGGGCGTGGAGACCGGCGGACGGGCGCGGAACGGGGCGTGCGGCCGAGTACGGAGTACGGGTACGGGACACCGGCGGACCGGCGCGGAAAGGGGCATGCGGCCGAGTACGGGACAATGGAAGACATGCCTTCCGCACTCCCCGACGGCGAGCCCGTCCCCGACGACGGGGCGCTGCCCGCGCACGCCCTGGCCGGGGCCGCCGACCGCCCCCTCGGGTTCTACCTCCACGTGCCGTACTGCGCGACCCGCTGCGGGTACTGCGACTTCAACACCTACACGGCGACCGAACTGCGCGGCACCGGGGGCGTGCTCGCCTCCCGCGACAACTACGCCGCCACCCTGATCGACGAGGTCCGGCTCGCCCGCAAGGTGCTCGGCGACGACCCGCGCCCCGTCCGTACGGTCTTCGTCGGGGGCGGTACGCCGACGCTGCTGGCCGCCGACGACCTCGTACGGATGCTGGACGCGGTCCGCGAGGAGTTCGGGCTCGCCGACGACGCCGAGATCACCACGGAGGCGAACCCGGAGTCCGTGGACCCCGCGTACCTCGCGACCCTGCGGGCCGGCGGCTTCAACCGGATCTCGTTCGGCATGCAGAGCGCCCGGCAGCACGTACTGAAGGTGCTCGACCGCACCCACACCCCCGGGCGCCCCGAGGCCTGCGTCGCCGAGGCCCGCGCGGCGGGCTTCGAGCACGTGAACCTCGACCTGATCTACGGCACGCCCGGCGAGTCCGACGACGACTGGCGGGCCTCGCTGGACGCCGCCCTCGGCGCCGGACCCGACCACGTCTCCGCGTACGCCCTGATCGTCGAGGAGGGCACCCAGCTGGCCCGGCGCATCCGCCGCGGCGAGGTCCCGATGACGGACGACGACGTCCACGCGGACCGCTACCTCATCGCGGACGAGGTGATGGCGGCGGCGGGCTTCGACTGGTACGAGGTGTCCAACTGGGCCACCTCCGAGGCCGGCCGGTGCCTGCACAACGAGCTGTACTGGCGCGGCGCGGACTGGTGGGGAGCCGGGCCCGGGGCCCACAGCCACGTCGGCGGCGTGCGCTGGTGGAACGTGAAGCACCCCGGGGCGTACGCGGCGGCGCTGGCCTCCGGGAGGTCCCCCGGGGCGGGGCGCGAGCTGCTCTCCGGCGAGGACCGCCGCGTCGAGCGGATCCTCCTCGAACTGCGGCTGCGCGAAGGCTGCCCGCTCTCCCTGCTCCGCCCGGAGGGACTCTCGGCCTCGCGCCGCGCCCTGTCCGACGGGCTCCTGGAGAACGGTCCCTACGACGAGGGCCGCGCCGTCCTCACACTGCGCGGACGTCTGCTCGCGGACGCGGTGGTCCGGGACCTGGTGGACTGACGCACCGGCCCGCGGGCACACGGGGCACCCGCCCGGCCTCAGTCCTCGGTGCCGGCCGTGACGAAGTCGATCAGCTCCTCGACCCGGCCCAGGAGTTCCGGCTCCAGGTCCTTGTAGGAGCGCACCCGGGACAGGATGTGCTGCCAGGCCGCACCGGTGTTCTCCGGCCAGCCCAGGGCCCGGCACACGCCCGTCTTCCAGTCCTGCCCGCGCGGGACCCGGGGCCAGGCGGCGATGCCCACGGAGGACGGCTTCACGGCCTCCCAGACGTCGATGTACGGGTGGCCGAGGACGAGGGCGTGGTCACTGGTGACCGCCTCCGCGATCCGCGACTCCTTCGTGCCCGGGACCAGATGGTCGACCAGCACGCCCAGCCGGGCGTCCGGCCCCGGAGCGAACTCGTCGACGACGGCGGGGAGATCGTCGATGCCCCCCAGGTACTCGACCACGACGCCCTCGACGCGGAGGTCGTCGCCCCAGACCCGCTCGACCAGTTCGGCGTCGTGGCGGCCCTCCACGTAGATGCGGCCGGCCCGCGCCACCCGGGCCCGTGCGCCGGGCACGGCGACCGAACCGGATGCCGTGCGGCCGGGCCGTACCGGCCCCGCGGCCGGCCGGACCAGCGTGACCACCCTGCCCTCCAGCAGGAAGCCGCGCGGCTCCAGCGGGAACACCCGGTGCTTGCCGAAGCGGTCCTCCAGCGTCACCGTGCCCGCCTCGCAGCCGATCACCGCCCCGCAGAACCCCGTGCGGGGCTCCTCGACCACCAGACCCGGGTCGGCGGGGACCTCGGGCACCGGCTGGGGCTTCTTCCACGGCGGGGTGAGATCCGGAGAGTACTGGCGCATTCGGATGACGATAGGAGAACCGGCGGCGAGGTGGCGCGGAGATCCCTACGACACGCCGAAACGTGTCGCGAGCGCGTCCCGCTGTGCCCGGACGAACGCCGCATTCACCGCGGCCCCGTGACCGGGCACATACACCGCCTCCTCGCCGCCCAGACCGAGCAGCCTGTCCAGCGCCGCCGGCCAGCGCGAGGAGACGGCGTCGGGACCCGCCTGGGGCTCGCCCGACTCCTCCACCAGGTCCCCGCAGAAGACGACCTCCGGGGAGCCGGCCGGTCCGGTCACCAGGACCACCAGATCGTGCGCCGTGTGGCCCGGACCCACGTTCACCAGCCGTGCCCGCACCCCGCCGCCCAGGTCGAGCGTCAGCTCGTCCGGCACGGGGTCCCGCGGGGGGACCAGGGCGTCCGCGGCCTCGGCGGCGTCACGCGGGTCCAGGCCGTGGCGTACGGCGTCCGCGCGCAGGTCCTCGGCCCCGTGCGCGAACACCGCGCCGAGACCGGCGGCCCCGAACACCTGCGCGCCCGTGAACGCCGCCGCGCCGAAGACATGGTCGAAGTGCGGATGGGTGAGTGCGAGGTGCGTCACGTCCCGGTCCGTACCGAGGAGTGCTCGCGCCTCGGCGCGCAACCGTGCGCCCTCCCCGAGGCTCGCCCCCGCGTCGACCATGAGCGCCGCGCCCGCGCCCACCACCAGCCCGGCCGTGCAGTCCCAGCCCGCGAGCCGCCGCCGTCCCACGCGGGGGGCCAGCTCCTCCCAACCCGGCTCTTCCCAAGTCACCTTCATACGGTGACGCTAGCGGGAGGGCGGAACGCCGGTGAGACATCACGGGACACGTCGGCATACGTGCCCAAGATCGCGGGCCCGCCCTTGCCGGGGCCGTACCCACCGGCCGTACACTGGGCCGGGGCATGCTGGCACTCGCACGCGCTGAGTGCCAGGCGAGGCGACGAGCGACGGACAACTGGAGGTGCGCGCGATGCTGAGTGAACGCAGGCTCGAAGTGCTGCGCGCCATCGTCCAGGACTACGTCGGCACCGAGGAGCCGGTCGGTTCCAAGGCGCTGACGGAGCGGCACCGGCTGGGGGTCTCCCCGGCCACGGTCCGCAACGACATGGCCGCCCTGGAGGACGAGGGGTACATCGCCCAGCCGCACACGAGCGCCGGGCGCATCCCCACCGACAAGGGCTACCGGCTCTTCGTCGACAAGCTCGCGGGCGTCAAGCCGATGACGGGGCCCGAGCGGCGGGCCATCCAGAACTTCCTGGGCGGCGCCGTCGACCTCGACGACGTCGTCGGACGGACCGTGCGGCTGCTCGCGCAGCTGACGCGGCAGGTCGCCGTCGTGCAGTACCCGTCGCTGACCAGATCGACCGTGCGGCACGTGGAGCTGCTGTCCCTGGCCCCCGCCCGGCTGATGCTCGTCCTGATCACGGACACGGGGCGGGTCGAGCAGCGCATGATCGACTGTCCGGCGCCGTTCGGTGAGACGTCGGTGGCGGATCTGCGGGCCCGGCTCAACAGCCGGGTCGCGGGCCGCCGCTTCGCGGACGTCCCGCCGCTCGTCCAGGACCTCCCGGACGCCTTCGAGACGGACGACCGGGGTACGGTCACGAC includes:
- a CDS encoding MBL fold metallo-hydrolase — encoded protein: MKVTWEEPGWEELAPRVGRRRLAGWDCTAGLVVGAGAALMVDAGASLGEGARLRAEARALLGTDRDVTHLALTHPHFDHVFGAAAFTGAQVFGAAGLGAVFAHGAEDLRADAVRHGLDPRDAAEAADALVPPRDPVPDELTLDLGGGVRARLVNVGPGHTAHDLVVLVTGPAGSPEVVFCGDLVEESGEPQAGPDAVSSRWPAALDRLLGLGGEEAVYVPGHGAAVNAAFVRAQRDALATRFGVS
- the hrcA gene encoding heat-inducible transcriptional repressor HrcA; this encodes MLSERRLEVLRAIVQDYVGTEEPVGSKALTERHRLGVSPATVRNDMAALEDEGYIAQPHTSAGRIPTDKGYRLFVDKLAGVKPMTGPERRAIQNFLGGAVDLDDVVGRTVRLLAQLTRQVAVVQYPSLTRSTVRHVELLSLAPARLMLVLITDTGRVEQRMIDCPAPFGETSVADLRARLNSRVAGRRFADVPPLVQDLPDAFETDDRGTVTTVLSTLLETLVEETEERLMIGGTANLTRFGHDFPLTIRPVLEALEEQVVLLKLLGEAGDSGMTVRIGHENAYEGLNSTSVVSVGYGSGDEAVAKLGVVGPTRMDYPGTMGAVRAVARYVGQILAES
- a CDS encoding AMP-dependent synthetase/ligase — encoded protein: MSDTQTLIENRPPSVAALFLERVAATPDAEAYRYPVPAAAGAPASPERAAAPAGQSADDWKSLSWAQAAERVFAISAGLIELGVQPEQRVALASATRVEWILCDLGIMCAGAATTTIYPQTNTEESAFILSDSESRVLIAEDAAQLAKVRQKRAELPGLTYVVVIDPAGVETGDEVLTLAELETRGAAYLEKNPDLIEERVGAITAEQLATLIYTSGTTGRPKGVRLPHDNWSYMAKAIASTGLLGPDDVQYLWLPLAHVFGKVLTSGQIEVGHVTAVDGRVDKIIENLPVVRPTYMAAVPRIFEKVYNGVAAKARAGGGAKYKIFQWAAEVSREYAKAGQDNFRRTGTASVPFALAAKHKVADALVFAKIREAFGGRLRACVSGSAALAPEIGYFFAGAGIHILEGYGLTESSAASFVNPGEAYRTGTVGKPLPGTEVRIADDGEILLRGPGIMEGYHGLPEKTAEVLEADGWFHTGDIGELSPDGYLRITDRKKDLIKTSGGKYIAPAEVEGQFKAVCPYVSNILVHGADRNFCTALIALDEPSILEWAKENGLAGRSYADVVAAPVTVELIEGYVKELNNGLQRWQTIKKFRLLPRDLDIEHGEITPSLKLKRPVVEREYKGLIEEMYAGTREA
- a CDS encoding response regulator encodes the protein MSTEETTDERASILLVDDMEDNLIALEAVLGSLNEPLVRARSGEEAMRALLRQRFAVVLLDIRMPGMDGFETAATIKRLDRTKDVPIIFLTGTDADAGYAFRGYATGAADYLTKPFDPWVLRAKVTVFLDLYRKNQQLERLLAREHVHAARISARLASLEDQLATEDPPDVPDLRRQLGELQRLVARGAGTRAP
- a CDS encoding ATP-binding SpoIIE family protein phosphatase — encoded protein: MGAIPTQRESQRDSTALAPDAPAHHRAGLETVVRAALSGTPLAPGAARRLVREALADRAALAPPGAGAFGERLRDDAVVIVSELVTNAVVHAGTDVELVCRFELGDDGGAGVPDAVIVEVSDHHPSRAVREDAAERPYGTPEYGRGLRLVSALSEAWGITYRTGVKTVWARLPVDGAAEFGAGFGLAGEAGGVTGTLPGGAGEAGADRGPRARVQGLGRGRHVEGGADEGPGGDVGRNGGAGTGGGAETGAYAGERGIGTPDAGTSVAEPGRDPSRDHDWLNRGALSFLAEASDLLAGQLDEDLVAALAGQLLVPRLADWCAVWLEDEATDRAGGLGLALGPRLARVWHGSENRIEELRRALEKDPPRLPDSVRSRAVPVPWPGETLEAGDMLGAAGEASGAGGLNERGGTSGAGGLNERGGVSGAAMAYRLIAGGRPLGTLVIGRAGLTCFPDEITGLVEDLSRRIALAIGAARQYARQATISRVLQRGLLPGAVAEIPGVRSALVYEPLDKGGPSGDFYDLFPAGDGRWCFVLGDVQGKGPEAAVVIGLARPWVRLLAREGCQVADVLDRLNQLLLDDATEAADAAARALVAAGGPGLGPDEGPQTRFLSMLYGELVPFDGGVRCTLASAGHPLPLILGPDGDVREVAEPQTLLGVFEDATYVSETLDLYPGDTVLCVTDGVTERRSGPRQFDDDEGLARALAGCTGLGVELVAERIRRLVHEFGSKPPEDDLALLVLQAE
- a CDS encoding DUF3097 domain-containing protein, which translates into the protein MRQYSPDLTPPWKKPQPVPEVPADPGLVVEEPRTGFCGAVIGCEAGTVTLEDRFGKHRVFPLEPRGFLLEGRVVTLVRPAAGPVRPGRTASGSVAVPGARARVARAGRIYVEGRHDAELVERVWGDDLRVEGVVVEYLGGIDDLPAVVDEFAPGPDARLGVLVDHLVPGTKESRIAEAVTSDHALVLGHPYIDVWEAVKPSSVGIAAWPRVPRGQDWKTGVCRALGWPENTGAAWQHILSRVRSYKDLEPELLGRVEELIDFVTAGTED
- the hemW gene encoding radical SAM family heme chaperone HemW, whose product is MPSALPDGEPVPDDGALPAHALAGAADRPLGFYLHVPYCATRCGYCDFNTYTATELRGTGGVLASRDNYAATLIDEVRLARKVLGDDPRPVRTVFVGGGTPTLLAADDLVRMLDAVREEFGLADDAEITTEANPESVDPAYLATLRAGGFNRISFGMQSARQHVLKVLDRTHTPGRPEACVAEARAAGFEHVNLDLIYGTPGESDDDWRASLDAALGAGPDHVSAYALIVEEGTQLARRIRRGEVPMTDDDVHADRYLIADEVMAAAGFDWYEVSNWATSEAGRCLHNELYWRGADWWGAGPGAHSHVGGVRWWNVKHPGAYAAALASGRSPGAGRELLSGEDRRVERILLELRLREGCPLSLLRPEGLSASRRALSDGLLENGPYDEGRAVLTLRGRLLADAVVRDLVD